In one Salipiger abyssi genomic region, the following are encoded:
- a CDS encoding calcium-binding protein, protein MEVLLLLGLATFGIGFISPSDNDDDSDDAVPDDDGDTGGEPSTGDDSDETITGTDGDDTIAGGPTDLMDFIVRAGAGNDLIEIEDEALYSGETQTDVRGESGDDTIFAGSLARHFELDGGEDNDNIIVSGTAGTGLIDGGDGNDTISFTPGGILVDGGDGDDLITTDGEFFGEVSTIHGGDGDDTLASDALNTAVYGDAGNDVVMAFSQNWQGTAYYTSFDGGDGDDTIVIEENAITGGDPETGTFDGTYANTVNDIFGGAGSDTFQATVNEGMLSESEIPDYFIDNVLQEDGTLLLDVTRIADFEPGVDMLLIDGDPLDDGFTLSNARIEYTADAEGNAGSEVILRYESETDSARDVVITLDGATVTWDDIAFSGDQIPELAPIAA, encoded by the coding sequence ATGGAAGTGCTTTTGCTGCTCGGGCTTGCCACATTTGGCATCGGATTTATCTCTCCATCAGACAATGACGACGACAGCGACGACGCCGTGCCCGACGATGATGGCGATACCGGCGGGGAACCTTCTACGGGTGACGATTCCGACGAGACGATCACCGGGACGGACGGTGACGACACGATCGCCGGCGGGCCCACCGACCTGATGGATTTCATCGTTCGCGCAGGGGCCGGAAACGATCTGATCGAAATCGAAGATGAGGCGCTATATTCCGGCGAGACGCAAACCGATGTGCGTGGCGAGAGCGGCGACGACACGATCTTCGCTGGAAGTCTGGCTCGGCATTTCGAACTCGATGGCGGCGAAGACAATGATAATATTATCGTTTCCGGGACGGCCGGCACTGGCCTGATCGACGGCGGAGACGGCAACGACACAATCTCCTTCACCCCAGGCGGGATCCTGGTCGATGGAGGAGACGGCGACGATCTGATTACAACCGATGGGGAATTCTTCGGCGAAGTTTCCACGATACACGGGGGCGACGGCGATGACACATTGGCCAGCGATGCCCTGAACACCGCCGTCTATGGGGACGCGGGCAATGACGTCGTCATGGCGTTCAGCCAGAATTGGCAAGGCACGGCCTATTACACGAGTTTCGATGGCGGGGATGGCGACGACACCATCGTCATCGAGGAAAATGCGATCACCGGCGGCGATCCCGAAACCGGTACGTTCGACGGAACCTACGCCAATACGGTCAACGACATCTTTGGCGGTGCCGGGAGCGACACGTTCCAGGCAACTGTCAATGAGGGCATGTTGAGCGAAAGCGAGATACCAGATTATTTTATCGACAATGTTCTTCAGGAGGATGGCACGCTGCTGCTCGACGTCACGCGGATCGCCGATTTCGAGCCGGGTGTCGATATGCTCCTGATCGACGGCGATCCGCTGGATGACGGCTTTACGCTTTCCAATGCGCGAATCGAATATACTGCCGATGCCGAGGGCAATGCCGGCTCGGAGGTGATCCTGCGTTACGAAAGCGAAACGGACTCCGCCCGCGATGTGGTGATCACTCTGGACGGGGCCACGGTAACCTGGGACGATATCGCCTTCAGCGGCGACCAGATCCCGGAGCTGGCGCCAATCGCCGCATAA
- the rlmB gene encoding 23S rRNA (guanosine(2251)-2'-O)-methyltransferase RlmB — MAKKPKWVVEKEQAKKARSAETVWLFGLHAVRDALVNPRREKLRLIVTPNAQIKLADAIEAAGIAPEIHDPRKFQAPLDPQSVHQGAALEVKPLDWGRLADVALGDGTRPPRLVLLDRVTDPHNVGAILRSAEVFGAQAVIGTLHHSAPETGALAKTASGALERQPYLRERNLADTIHALQEMGYLVLGLDGEAEGTIEEALDGLRDRAVALVLGAEGPGLREKTKDTVDRLVRIDFAGGFGSLNVSNAAAVALYAARP, encoded by the coding sequence ATGGCGAAAAAACCGAAATGGGTGGTGGAAAAGGAGCAGGCGAAAAAGGCCCGCTCCGCGGAAACCGTCTGGCTCTTCGGTCTGCACGCGGTGCGCGACGCGCTGGTGAATCCGCGCCGCGAGAAGCTGCGCCTGATCGTGACGCCCAACGCGCAGATAAAACTCGCCGACGCCATCGAAGCGGCAGGCATCGCCCCCGAGATCCACGACCCGCGCAAGTTCCAGGCGCCGCTCGATCCGCAATCGGTGCATCAGGGGGCGGCATTGGAGGTCAAACCGCTCGACTGGGGGCGACTCGCCGATGTGGCGCTCGGCGACGGCACCCGCCCGCCCCGGCTGGTGCTGCTCGACCGGGTGACCGATCCGCATAACGTCGGCGCCATCCTGCGCTCCGCGGAGGTGTTCGGCGCGCAGGCGGTGATCGGCACGTTGCACCATTCGGCGCCCGAAACCGGGGCGCTGGCCAAGACCGCAAGCGGCGCGCTCGAACGCCAGCCCTATCTGCGCGAACGCAACCTCGCCGATACGATCCACGCGCTTCAGGAGATGGGCTATCTGGTGCTCGGGCTCGACGGCGAGGCCGAAGGCACCATCGAAGAGGCGCTCGACGGGCTGCGCGACCGCGCCGTGGCGCTGGTGCTGGGGGCCGAAGGTCCGGGTCTTCGGGAAAAGACGAAAGACACCGTGGACCGGCTGGTGCGCATCGACTTCGCCGGGGGGTTCGGCTCGCTCAATGTCTCGAACGCGGCGGCGGTCGCGCTCTATGCAGCGCGCCCGTAA
- a CDS encoding DUF6476 family protein, with protein MSQTPDPEKLPEPANLRFLRLLVTVLTGVMIAGLLTILAMIVISYRSARAPLPEIITLPGGAIATAYTQGSDWYAVVTESDEILIFDRASGDLRQTIRIESQR; from the coding sequence ATGTCCCAGACTCCAGACCCGGAAAAGCTGCCCGAACCGGCCAATCTGCGCTTTCTGCGCCTGCTGGTGACGGTGCTCACGGGCGTGATGATCGCCGGGCTTCTAACCATCCTCGCGATGATTGTCATCTCCTACCGCAGCGCCCGCGCGCCCTTGCCCGAGATCATCACCCTGCCCGGCGGCGCCATCGCCACCGCCTACACCCAGGGGTCGGACTGGTATGCGGTGGTGACCGAGAGCGACGAGATCCTGATCTTCGACCGCGCCAGCGGCGATCTGCGCCAGACCATCCGGATCGAGTCGCAGCGCTGA